The segment ACTTCGACAATCTCAGGCCGCCGACATCATGCGCGCGAGCCTGTCGACGAAGAACGGCGCTGGCTTCATGATCAGCGTCCGCTGGCGCACGATAATCTGACGGACCTCCTGCCAGTAAGCCTGGAACTCCTGATCTGCCCTCATTTTTTCGCGGTTTGCTTCGCGCCCATCAAGGCTGTCATGGCCCCACAGGTGGATGACCTCATTCAGGTCACCAACCTCGCTGGCATAATAGCCCAGCATATTGGGCAGGTACCGCGCCTGGGCAGCCATCCCCTTTGTTTCGTACAACGAGAAATATTGCGCGATGCATCCGGGCTTCAGGGTGTAGATGCGCTGCTCAACGTACATTTTCTGATCTTTCGAAGAGACACCGAGAACAGCCGTACCTCCCGGGTCTGCCCATCATCGCGGGAGCATGGCCGGCAAAAAGCCGGGTCAGGACTGGCGAGACCACTTGGTATTGTAGTCAAAGTACCAACCGGCTGTGACGCCAGCATGGTCGAATTCACCCGGCACCCAATTGTCGTCTGCCTGATCCATGTCGGCGCCAAGCTCGAACGCACCACCCATTGGCGACTTAAAATACCAGTACCAATTGGAACCAAGTTCGAACCGGCCCGGTCCGCGGGCTGTTTCAAACCCTGCCTTTTGCAGTTTATGACCGCCCGCAAAGACGTCCTGCGCATCGCCGAACGTGAATTCGGCGTGCTGGAAGCTGGGAGGGGTATCGTCGAAGGGGCGCATGAGGAACAGGCTGTGATGGTCCGAATGACCTTGGGCCCGTGCAAAAACCCCCATATTGTCGCGGAAGGAATCGGTGATCCGGAAACCAAGCCGGTCGCGATAGAACTTGATCGACTCCTTGGGATCATTCGTCCAGTAGACAACGTGACCCAGTTGGCGCGCCGGACTGTGCTCTTCAAAGTTCACGCGCTGGTTGAAACGCTCCATCTTGTGACCGGGAACATTGCGGATGTAACCGGGCGCTTCGTAGGTACGGCGCTGCGACACGCGGAAAAACAATGCGTTATTGTCGTCGTCCACCGATTGTAGAACGCCGTCCGCCCATTTGACCTGCCGGTCACGGGCCAGTTCGTCCGCCAGCGCGTCGAGGTCAGCCTGACCTTTTACGCCCCAGACCGAAGCGCGCAGGGTCGGGCCTCGAACGTTGGCAAGGGGCAGTGACGGATCGTCCAGCAGGCGCAATTCGACACCGCTCCCGTCAAGCGCCTCGAAAGACGCACCACGCGCACCATGTTCAAGCTCGGAGAGGCCATAAAGTTTGAGAAACAGGCGCGACGCTTCGAGGTCGTCGACACCCATAACCAGGCTTTCCGGTCCGGTGATATTCATGTCCATCCATCTCCCGCAGAGCCTGCATGCAGAGCCAGAACGCTTGCTGCACAGCGGCCCCGATCATTTGCCGCACCATAACCGAAACGAGTCGTATCGTAAATAGCAATCAGTTGGCTGCATCACGACTTTCTGTCAGCGCCATTTTCACTGCCTGGGGTACCGGCATGCCGTGTTCGAGAATAAGCGTGCGGATGCGTTGTTCGATCACGCCAGCCAGTTGCGCCTTTTCTATCGCGCTGCCTACAACGTCTGCAGGAATGGCAATGACGCCATCGTCGTCGACGACGATCCAGTCACCCGGCAATACGCTGACCCCGCCCAGAATGATTGGCTGCATGGCCAGTCCCGGGATATGGCGGCGCAGATTTACCGGCGTCAGTCCTTTTGCCACGAACGTGGCGGGCATTTTCGATATGGCTTCCCGATCGCGCGCGAAACCGTCAATCACTGCCCCGGACAGACCGCGTTTGACAATGTTTGCTGCAAGCAATTCACCAAGATAAGCGGTGTTTCCCGGTCCGAGAATGCACAGGAAGTCGCCCTCGGCAGCGCACTCGATCGCTTCGAAAACGGGAAGTAGCGAACCTTCGGCGCAACTGGCCGTAACTGCACGCCCGGCTCTCGTGCCAGCACCGCTGTAGCGCACAAACCCGGGCGCAGCCACGCCCGCTCCGCCGACCGCGTCGGAAAGCATGGCGGTAGACAGCGCCTGCAACTTCTCTCTTGTCACGATGTCCGTCGAGTCCATTGCAATCGCCGCTGCTGCTTCCGAGAAAATGGATATACGATCCCTAGCGTATCGTATCAAGTGTGCTCCGCATCAATCAGGTGTGGCGGCCCGATCAATTCCGTCGTCAATGGTTTCGCGCGCCATCCACCGGTCGACGATCCTGCGTGCGGCAACACCGGCCGCGTCGGCCTTTACGCTGCGTTCGCCGCGCGACCCACGGCGCGGCTGGCGGCTGGAAAGGGCCTGCACCTTGGACAAAATTTCCTCGTCTTCGCGGAAACCACGCATGAGTATTTGTGCAAAGTGATCCATCGCGGCCGCATCGTTGGCAAAATCCCGCGCTGCTACGAAGAAGTAGAGCATATTGCCGGCATCCACGGGTGTGGTCAGGTGCGCAAAGAAAGTTTGCCCGCCAGGAACGTCGGGCTGGTCGGGATCAAAGAAGACAGTGCCGCTCTCATGCGCAGCCGGGGACAGAAAAGTTCCAAAGCCATGCCGGTTCCACGGCATGCCAGGCGCAAGGCCAAGGGACATCGCGTAGCCTGCAGCAAGCGGGCTGCGAACGAAATCCTGAGTATAAGTCACCCTGTCGCCGTCGACGGTGACTTCGGGCGGATTAACCCAGTCCATGATGCCGAAACTGGCCGCATGCACATAGCCGAGGTGCGTCAGGTCCAGCACATTTTCCTTAAGCAAAAGGTAGTTGGCCGCAATCGGCATCACGCCCTTGCGCATGACGAACGCCGGATCGGTCGTCCAGTCCATCTGCGGCGGCGGAGGCACCTGGTCGATCCTTTGCTGGTCTCCCAGATAAATCCAGACGATCGGACCGATTTCGCGCACCGGATAACTTTCAACCCGGATCGGTGGCGGAGATGCCATTGACGGCACATGAACGCAGCGTCCTCCGGGTCCGAAGCGGAACCCGTGATAAGGGCATTCTATGACATCGCCTTCCACTTTGCCCGCCGACAGCGGCGCCTGCCGGTGTGGGCAGCGATCCTCGAGCGCGATGACTTCTCCTGTTGCGCCACGATAGAGCACGACCGGAGTATCAAGCAGCCACCGCGCCAGAGGCTCCTGACCGACTTCGTCAGCAAGGGCGGCCACCCACCAGCAGTTCAAAGGGTAATTCCGGCCGCCCTGCGGCGGCGGGGCCAACTGGCCCTGTGCTTTGGATGATGACAACGCTCATACTCCCGGTGTTCGCATTGCGAGGCCGTCCGGGCTTTGTCGGATCCTCCCCGCAAACGTAGACTTACATTGTTATCCTTCGTCAGTAGATGTACATCGGTGGCGATGCAACCGGTAAAGAATACGTTGCGCGGACGATCGGAGATGCGATGCCTGCCCCCGCCAAGCTAAGCCTTGACGCAATACTGGACGAAGCGATTGAACTCCTTCGCACCGAGGGGCTGGACGCTGTCACGATGCGCCAGCTGGCAGAGCGGCTGGGGGTGGAGGCGCCTTCGCTCTATCGACATACCGGGCCCAAAACCCGGCTGATTTCCGCAATGACATTGCGCCTCT is part of the Novosphingobium sp. MMS21-SN21R genome and harbors:
- a CDS encoding aromatic ring-hydroxylating dioxygenase subunit alpha, coding for MAPPPQGGRNYPLNCWWVAALADEVGQEPLARWLLDTPVVLYRGATGEVIALEDRCPHRQAPLSAGKVEGDVIECPYHGFRFGPGGRCVHVPSMASPPPIRVESYPVREIGPIVWIYLGDQQRIDQVPPPPQMDWTTDPAFVMRKGVMPIAANYLLLKENVLDLTHLGYVHAASFGIMDWVNPPEVTVDGDRVTYTQDFVRSPLAAGYAMSLGLAPGMPWNRHGFGTFLSPAAHESGTVFFDPDQPDVPGGQTFFAHLTTPVDAGNMLYFFVAARDFANDAAAMDHFAQILMRGFREDEEILSKVQALSSRQPRRGSRGERSVKADAAGVAARRIVDRWMARETIDDGIDRAATPD
- a CDS encoding RraA family protein, which gives rise to MTREKLQALSTAMLSDAVGGAGVAAPGFVRYSGAGTRAGRAVTASCAEGSLLPVFEAIECAAEGDFLCILGPGNTAYLGELLAANIVKRGLSGAVIDGFARDREAISKMPATFVAKGLTPVNLRRHIPGLAMQPIILGGVSVLPGDWIVVDDDGVIAIPADVVGSAIEKAQLAGVIEQRIRTLILEHGMPVPQAVKMALTESRDAAN
- a CDS encoding VOC family protein — its product is MNITGPESLVMGVDDLEASRLFLKLYGLSELEHGARGASFEALDGSGVELRLLDDPSLPLANVRGPTLRASVWGVKGQADLDALADELARDRQVKWADGVLQSVDDDNNALFFRVSQRRTYEAPGYIRNVPGHKMERFNQRVNFEEHSPARQLGHVVYWTNDPKESIKFYRDRLGFRITDSFRDNMGVFARAQGHSDHHSLFLMRPFDDTPPSFQHAEFTFGDAQDVFAGGHKLQKAGFETARGPGRFELGSNWYWYFKSPMGGAFELGADMDQADDNWVPGEFDHAGVTAGWYFDYNTKWSRQS
- a CDS encoding NIPSNAP family protein translates to MYVEQRIYTLKPGCIAQYFSLYETKGMAAQARYLPNMLGYYASEVGDLNEVIHLWGHDSLDGREANREKMRADQEFQAYWQEVRQIIVRQRTLIMKPAPFFVDRLARMMSAA